The following are from one region of the Melaminivora suipulveris genome:
- a CDS encoding class I adenylate-forming enzyme family protein, giving the protein MSERLHDLLARQVAHAPQRPFIHLPDGRSLSFADLGTLTDAAEGELRGIGVRAGDRVLVVAENCPEHAALILACSRVGAWSCGVNARMAAGEVDAFAHKADARVLYFTASSSASAAQHAARHAGVASVLPGMRRSAVASAATPEAPPLRDEVAALIFTSGTTGAPKGVMATHEGLVHFARVSAASRALGPGDRSYAFVPMTHIFGLATVLLASLAVGAELVMRPQFDPADLLDALAHHGVSQLQGPPALFSRLLAHMHEHGIEHPPAPALRYVYTGAGPLDLTLKRRVEAAFGQTLHHGYGLSEYAGSVHLTRLGEQRDDTSVGYAVEDGEVQVTDPASGRPLPVGERGELWIRGRGLMRGYFRDSAATAAVMRDGGWYASGDLGELHADGALFVVGRLKEMIIRSGFNVYPAEVELALNQLPGVQRSAVVGRPEGDGNEEVIAFVELRPGSSFDAAAARAHLRQQLAPYKLPAHIAVLPELPTSHNGKVLKRQLQQQAAALR; this is encoded by the coding sequence ACGCGGCTGAAGGCGAGCTGCGAGGTATCGGCGTGCGCGCCGGCGACCGCGTGCTGGTGGTGGCCGAGAACTGCCCCGAGCACGCCGCGCTGATCCTGGCGTGCAGCCGCGTGGGCGCCTGGTCGTGCGGGGTCAACGCGCGCATGGCCGCGGGCGAGGTCGATGCCTTTGCGCACAAGGCCGATGCACGCGTGCTGTACTTCACCGCCAGCAGTTCGGCCAGCGCGGCGCAGCACGCGGCGCGCCACGCCGGCGTGGCCAGCGTCCTGCCGGGCATGCGGCGCAGCGCGGTCGCAAGCGCTGCGACGCCCGAGGCGCCGCCCCTGCGGGACGAGGTCGCGGCGCTGATCTTCACCTCGGGCACCACCGGCGCGCCCAAGGGCGTCATGGCCACGCACGAGGGACTGGTCCACTTCGCGCGTGTCTCGGCGGCTTCTCGCGCGCTGGGGCCGGGCGACCGGTCGTACGCCTTCGTGCCCATGACGCACATCTTCGGCCTGGCCACGGTGCTGCTGGCGTCGCTGGCCGTCGGCGCCGAGCTGGTCATGCGGCCGCAGTTCGACCCGGCTGATCTGCTGGACGCTCTGGCGCACCACGGCGTGTCGCAGCTGCAGGGGCCGCCGGCGCTGTTCTCGCGCCTGCTGGCCCATATGCACGAGCACGGCATCGAGCACCCGCCGGCGCCCGCGCTGCGCTATGTCTACACCGGCGCGGGGCCGCTGGACCTGACGCTCAAGCGCCGCGTCGAAGCCGCCTTCGGCCAGACGCTGCACCACGGCTACGGCCTGTCGGAATACGCCGGATCGGTGCACCTGACGCGCCTGGGCGAGCAGCGCGATGACACCAGCGTGGGCTACGCGGTCGAGGACGGGGAGGTGCAGGTCACCGATCCAGCCAGCGGCCGACCGCTGCCCGTGGGCGAGCGCGGCGAGCTGTGGATCCGAGGGCGTGGCCTGATGCGCGGCTACTTCCGCGACAGCGCCGCCACCGCCGCGGTGATGCGGGACGGCGGCTGGTACGCCAGCGGCGACCTGGGCGAGCTGCACGCGGACGGCGCGCTGTTCGTCGTCGGGCGGCTCAAGGAAATGATCATCCGCTCGGGCTTCAACGTCTACCCGGCCGAGGTCGAGCTGGCGCTGAATCAGCTCCCCGGCGTGCAGCGTAGCGCCGTCGTCGGCCGGCCCGAGGGCGATGGCAACGAGGAAGTCATCGCCTTCGTCGAGCTGCGCCCCGGCAGCAGCTTCGACGCAGCCGCCGCGCGCGCCCACCTGCGCCAGCAGCTGGCGCCCTACAAGCTGCCCGCCCACATCGCCGTGCTGCCCGAGCTGCCCACCAGCCACAACGGCAAGGTGCTCAAGCGGCAGTTGCAGCAGCAGGCGGCGGCGCTGCGTTGA